The Gadus macrocephalus chromosome 12, ASM3116895v1 genome segment CAGGCGACCTTCAAACAGTTACACTCAGCGATAGTTAGGACAGGCATACTCTAGATATGAAGATAGCTCCGTTTCCTTCTGAGCTGAGCTCTAATATAGCTTATGAAACTACTTAGCCACAACGGCCATGTTGTATACCCTCCAGGTCTCTGCCTGCCACAAACTAGCATAGTTAATCTGCCATACGTCTGGTTATATACTGCACATTGACCAAACTGGTTATGTGACTGATGGTGCCATTAAACGGAGAAACATGGGCTTTAGTCTCATGTCAGTCACCAAGTTGAGTAAACAACAGGTGGCCCCAAGTCCAAACCATTGACGGTGGTTTCCTTCCTTTCTGCAGACCGGTCAGTATTACAGGCTGCTGGGGTTAGCAGAGACACAATAAGTTGAGTCGCCTACTAGTAAAATAGCAGCTGAGAAAATAGAACACAAGCACTAGATAAGGAACTGTAGAGATGTCCTCAACATTTGGAATACCAGCTCCCTACCCCAGTCAATGATGACAATGATGACAATGATGACAATGATGACAATGATGACAATGAAGGAGTGGAATGGGAGGAACCGAACCACAGCCatgacacctgtgtgtgtgtgtgtgtgtgtgtgtgtgtgtgtgtgtgtgtgtgtgtgtgtgtgtgtgtgtgtgtgtgtgtgtgtgtgtgtgtgtgtgtgtgtgtgtgtgtgtgtgtgtgtgtgtgtgtgtgtcctgcaggtATAACTGGTCCTTCCACTTTTCATTTTCACTCCCTTGGATTGAAAGGCCAGAGAGATCTGATTCACCCTGAGGAATAAAGGCTAAATGCAGAAATCGAAGTTCTCTATTGATACTGTTTGCATAGGGGCATCCAGTTCAAATGGGGTTTTATACCGAATTGTTCGTTTCAATATTCTGCTTTTGCTCAGAGAAACGTCCACGCGTCCAGCTGATGAAGTGAGACTGGGTGTGTACTGGTCCAAGCAGCTCACAAACCTCTCTTGGTGGTCTGTAACACATTCTGTTCATCAGTAAGCAACGCGCAAATATCAAGGGGGAAAACCCGCAAGGAAACAAATTGCAATGCCTTCTGCTTTCTAACTGTAGGCTATACTAAAGTGTGTATATAGGCTACACCTGGCTTTATTCGGACAACAGACAACCTCATTGTGTTCCTTCTCCAGAACCTCGAACACACCTCACTGAACCACATTACCAACACGTCACTTTAAATCACAggacaaagaaaaacacaactaCTTGTAGGCGATTTCTTTAAAATAACTCTTACTAGCCGACAAGAAACCGTCAAGTAGAAAGTTTCTACACTTAATTCATAGATTATCCTCCGTATCCAAGAGGCACAGACGATCTGCTTTAAGATCTCATGTTACCTTTGATGTAGGTGGTCGTGGTTTCATCCAGCAGGCTGGACGCAGCGCCCATGGTTCAGTCCGCTGCTGAGAGGAGATCCACAGGTAGAGAGGCAAGGTGAACGCTGTCACACCGACGGTGGCGCCTTAAGAAGAGACGCCCTCCTGGTCTCCCCAGCTCTGCAGACCGTCACTGACTCGCTTTGCCTTTCCACACCGTCACTGGCTGGCTCTGCCTCGCACACAGTCACCGACTCGCTCTGGGTGGAAACAAGACACGCCGGTTGTTTTGTGATGTGACACACAACTGTTCTTCGTCACGTGGGCGGTCTCGTCTTGGTCGTCATCTTAAATGTGTTATTTATATTATCATAATGCGGTTATGATAAACATCATAGCCTATATTGGCTGCAAAGttctggtgtgtgcgtgtgtgtgtgtgcggagagGATGGTTGGGGCGATTTATATGGAATTTCACTTAAAACTTTTTGTATTCTGCCTTCTTGAACACACACGCCTTAAATGGAAAAAGCAACGCATATGGGCAGTGCGGAGTATTGTCTATTGTCCTCCTGGCCCTGGGAACACCTTCACCCAACACCCCATTCATAGCAGCATTTCCCCTGCACAGCACAGCCCTCTTTTCTTCTTCGATCTATGTGTGAAATgtgaccccgcccccgcccccgacacacacacacacacacacacacacacacacacacacacacacacacacacacacacacacacacacacacacacacacacacacacacacacacacacacacacacacacacacacacacacacacacacacagccgccgTCCTCCGAGATACCTGCGACCAGTGACAAATCATTGGAGTCATGGAACAAGTTCAGGCTTGTGTTCTTTTCTGAAGACAGAACCTGGAATTACATATTTCACATTCTGAAGAAACCAGGATTTCCATAAAaatgtttattattgtttttctgGCAAAGAGTAGATCAAACAGAGACACTTCAATTAAATAATAAGCTGACTAGTCAAAACTCCATCCTGTCTGTggttctgccttttttttttttctttttttttttattatctgtTAAAAGTCCTGAACAtatcatcattttttttttgcaaaagtacattcaataaaaaaacaaaaagaacccCACATGTCTACATTATGACATCAGTGCAGTCCGGACTCCACTGTGAACCAGCAGGGCTGGGATCCAACAGAGACCCCATCGGCCCcagggggagcagagagggggccccccagcagagaggagcagagaggagcagagaggagcagagagggggccccccagcagagaggagcagagagggggccccccagcagagaggagcagagaggagcagagaggagcagagaggagcagagagggggccccccagcagagaggagcagagaggaggcccCCCAGCAGAGAGGAGGTCCCCAACGGCTCTTTGCCTCAGGCCGGGTTCTCGGTGGCCGGGCCGCCCTGGTGGCCGGCGGAGGCGTTGCCGGCGTACGAGGGCACGCTGTACTTGGTGAGCACCGCCTTGAACTGCTCCAGCGTGGCGTCCGTGCGCACCCCGGTGGGGTCGAAGTGTGTCCGGCTCACCCTGAAGCCCGCCTCCGTCAGGTACTGGAGGAACTTGTTCAGCCTGCAGGGACCAGGAGAACAACGCTGGGCCGTTGATTCATTCTAAAACAATCAAGCCTTTCATTATGGTTGAATGATTTAAACCAAAGCCTCATTAGCCCGGTTGAACTCCAGTAGTTAATGAGCAGGCGAGCGTCTTTAAGGCAACGACACTTCATCACACTTCACCTGATTGAACATAGCGGAAcattaatgacatttctagcaaCAAGCCCTACTTTAAAACGAGCGTCCCTTTGTGTACGTTAAATACCCCTCGGTACTCAAGGCTATATCTGTGGAGCGATGGCCCCCAGACTGAGCCCCCAGACCACGCCTCCCCTAGACCACGCCCCCAGACCACGCCTCcataggccacgcccccagGTGGGACTGGCTGAGCTCTACACGGTGGCCCCAGGGGACCTCTTTCTCAGCAGTAACTCTGGTGGCCCCTGACCCTACAGGCAGACCTGGGGGGCCCACTCACCTGGGTTCCTGACCCTACAGGCAGACCTGGGGGGCCCCTGACCCTACAGGCAGACCTGGGGGGCCCCTGACCCTACAGGCAGACCTGGGGGGCTCCTGACCCTACAGGCAGACCTGGGGGGCCCCTGACCCTACAGGCAGACCTGGGGGGCCCCTGACCCTACAGGCAGACCTGGGGGGCCCCTGACCCTACAGGCAGACCTGGGGGGCCCCTGACCCTACAGGCAGACCTGGGGGGGCCCTGACCCTACAGGCAGACCTGGGGGGCCCCTGACCCTACAGGCAGACCTGGGGGGCTCCTGACCCTACAGGCAGACCTGGGGGGCCCCTGACCCTACAGGCAGACCTGGGGGGCCCCTGACCCTACAGGCAGACCTGGGGGGCTCCTGACCCTACAGGCAGACCTGGGGGCCCCTGACCCTACAGGCAGACCTGGGGGGCCCCTGACCCTACAGGCAGACCTGGGGGGCCCTGACCCTACAGGCAGACCTGGGGGGCTCCTGACCCTACAGGCAGACCTGGGGGGCCCTGACCCTACAGGCAGACCTGGGGGCCCCTGACCCTACAGGCAGACCTGGGGGGCCCCTGACCCTACAGGCAGACCTGGGGGGCTCCTGACCCTACAGGCAGACCTGGGGGGCCCCTGACCCTACAGGCAGACCTGGGGGGCCCCTGACCCTACAGGCAGACCTGGGGGCCCCTACTCACTTGGGCATGTTGAGGCCCTTGATGCTGTGGCGGTGGATGCTGTAGTAGAACGCAGGATGCTCCAGTGACGCCTCGGACTTCAGCTTCTTCACGATGCTACCAGACTcctccccagtcttcctcttCCCTGGGGTGAGTTTAAATTGATTGACATGAACAAATGCAAGTCTTTTATTTCATGTCAGGACAAATAGTTACTTACTTAGAGTAAGTAAGGAAATAAGTCTATCGCCAATGAGGTAATGATCCTCTGACCCACTTCTATGTGCAATATTAGGAATGTTGGCGACACCGTTTGCTTGCGTCTGCCCGAGAAATCACAGCTTAtcaccaaagaaaaacaaaccttATCTTTGAATGTTTCTGTGCAACACTGTGAGCGTAAACCCACACCCCCTACAGGACGAGAATGGGACTGCTCCTTGAAGAACTCAGAATGATCTCACCTGGCTGGTCTCCAGCGCCGCTGTCCTCCGCCCTCTCCAGTGTCTTAATGACCACCCCACATTCTACTGGAAATGAAAAGGGAAGGAAACCTTCAAGCACAGCCTGACAGCTCTGGTCTGTTTCTGCACGTGGATGAGAACGGACGACTGGCCAGGCAGACCTACGCCTGCGTTGTTACCTTGGTTGGCCAGCGCCGAGGGCCCGTGGGCGAAGGACTTGAGGGTGGTGCAGTCCGACTCACAGATGAGTGTTTTCACCAGAGCCTGGATGTCCTCCATGCTGTGCTGCACGGCCGCAAACAGCATCCTCCTCAGGAAGCCGGTGTTGAACAGCGGCCCggacctacacacacgcagcacAACGAGCTCATCAACGTCACCGTCCCGGAGGCTAGCGTCCGTGGTGATGCTCCCTAACGGGCTCAGAGGGCCGGTGCTTTACCACAGCGGGCCCAGCTCCACCGCCGTCTTGCCGGGCATGCTCCCATGGCAGTGGCAGGGCAGCTGGCTGGTGTCTGAAGTATAGGgtccgcacacgcacacgcacacacacacacacacacacacacacacacacacacacacacacacacacacaattatattaAACatttacaagcacacacaaggaGAGCATTCAATTAAATTGAATAAACCATGTTTGCCATTTCTTTTAAAATTGAGGTGCTGTTTACACCATAATACTCGGTAATAAATACCCAGGCCTCTCTTGTAGAACTGTAGACAGATAACTTTATTGCCGTGTCAACACAGTTGATTTGTCTTAAAGGTGTGTAGAGATGTGGTGTAGGAGTGATCCACGATACTGGCCCGGTCCCCTTCTCATCCCCCTCCCTAACCCCTCATGGTACCAGGCCCAGTACCCTTCTCATCCCCCTCCCTAACCCCTCAGGGTACCAGGCCCCGTCCCCTTCTCATCCCCCTCCCTAACCCCTCATGGTACCAGGCCCTGGTCCTTCTCATCCCCCTCCCTAACCCCTCATGGTACCAGGCCCTGGTCCTTCTCATCCCCCTCCCTAACCCCTCATGGTACCAGGCCCTGGTCCTTCTCATCCCCCTCCCTAACCCCTCATGGTACCAGGCCCTGGTCCTTCTCATCCCCCTCCCTAACCCCTCATGGTACCAGGCCCTGGTCCTTCTCATCCCCCTCCCTAACCCCTCATGGTACCAGGCCCAGTACCCTTCTCATCCCCCTCCCTAACCCCTCAGGGTACCAGGCCCCGTCCCCTTCTCATCCCCCTCCCTAACCCCTCATGGTACCAGGCCTGAGGCGGGTGGCGCTGCCCTGGCCGTCTGATGAGTGAGACACTGACCGTCCACCAGGCTGCCCCTCTTCAGGAACACCCGCTCCTCGCACCACTGGCAGTGGATCAGCTGCCGCAGCCGCTTGGCCGCCTCGTCCGCCTGCGTGGGGCCCCTGAGGACCCGCACCACTACCAGCACAAAGTGCTCCAGCGCCACCGCCAGCAGCACCTCCATGCCCTTATTACAGCGGGCCGCcgccctgcaggaggagggggggggggggggggggggaggagggggaggaggaggggggggggggggaggaggaggagggggggaggaggggaggagggagagagggagagagggggggggggggggggagagaggaggggaggaggaggtgggggggaggagggagaagagaggagaggaggaggcggaggaggaggaggaggggggaggagagagggaggagggagaagaggaggaggagaggagaggagaggagaggaggaggagggggaggaggggaggtggaggagggggaggaggggaggaggaggagggaggaggaggagggggaggaggggaggaggagggggaggaggaggagggggaggaggggaggaggaggagaggtggaggaggaggtggagggggaggtggaggaggaggaggaggtggagaggaggagaggggtggagagcaCCACGTTAACACTGCTGCCCCCAGGGCTCCTCAATGAGGCTCCCGTATCCCCTGGGAGTCTGTGGAGCGTGTGCAGGAGCAGCGGTACCTGGCCACGGTGGCCACCACCATGCGGGCAGCCAGCTCCCGGTAGTACTCGGTGCGGACGATGTGGCAGCCGTAGTGGCGCAGCGTGACGTTGGGGCTCTTGGAGTACAGCGAGCCCGTGTCCGTGGACGTCACCGACACGATGCCCATGTTGCGCACGTTGCGGAAGGCCGCGTCCAGGTAGTTCACGGTGGTCCCGAACGGGTCCAGGtgactatgggggggggggggggggggggggctgtcactGGTGACTTGTTATACACACCGAATAACAAGTTGTTTTTATCCTTGAAGGAGGGCGATACATGTTGTGTTTTAGGATTGCAATAAAGAGCCCATCACATACTTTTGGTACATATAGTATTTCTTTGGATATACGATATGGCTCGTACTGCATTCTGTTTAGTCTACTACTATCCCAACCGCTCTGACCGCGCCCACACCTACATATAATCAAAGGACCGCAGGTGCATCATGACGTTGGCGTCCATCTTGGCGACCTCCACCGTGGCGATGGCGTCCCCATCGCCGGCCGCCAGCTCCTCGGGCCCCGCGGCGCCCGGAGAGGCCCCGCCCACGCGGATACTGTTCAGCTGGCAGTTCTCCCGGATCATCTTCACGCAGGTCTCGCTGATGTCCGAGATGGTCACCCTGACCGTGGCGCGGAGGTGCTTGGCCCACTGAAGGCCCATGATCCctgggaggcagggagagagagaacccctCATCGTGGTGGTCCTACGTAGGCTGGAAGAAGCTCATGGTTCCCGTGGTTGTTCCGGCTAACTGGGAGAACCGTCCTTACTTCCTATGAGCTGTGCACGCCAGTTAACAGTCCCGGAGCGGAATTTGATAAAGCAATATCTAAAATATATATGCAGACAGAAATCCTCGgaagtccctccccctctctcgcctcTGGCCACCAACCCATGTTACCAAAACCAACTCAGCTCAGAAGTCCCGCCCTCCATTCCAAGCATTCCGGCGGGAATGCCAGGAACGAGGTGAGACGATAACAGAAACAAGATCAACGTGAATGTCCAACCTGTTGCCCCAAAAGCATCCAGGCACTCCACTGGACTCCGCTCCTCTGCAAGAACAGCAAGCGCACAGAACACCAGCTGCCTGCAAAATGTGTCATATTCttacaaaaaaacaatacaggATGTTTCGGATTCAGTGGCATCTAGCAGTAAGGTTACCTAGCAGTAACCAGCTGAATACCCCTTCGCCCCCAACaggcctgtactggcctgtaagGGGCCAGCAGGTACTTATACGGTACATAGATATCATGTTCTTCTAAGGTAACAATCACACAACATTTCATAGGATTACACAATAATTAATGCATCCGTTCTGCTGGATGCCACTCAATTCTACAAACAAACCTTTGAACAAAATGTGGGTGCTACAATACAGTAGCGTTGTTTAGCTGGATGAGCAGAGCAGCACTGACCTGTTGCTCTTCATCTTACGGTTGAAGTAGGTGTCGGACTTCTGTGGCGTGGTGTGGTTCGGGAGGAGCTGGACATTGGTTCCAAGCTCCTTCATGATCTCGTAGGCCTGACCGGACTGGGCTGATCACAGAGGGCCAAATCAAAATCATCAACATGTGGCTGTATTCTGCCTGTTGGTTGGAGCATTTAGGACGCTTTTTGAACACCTTGGATATATTGTAATGTACAAATAATTCCTTTTGAGGTTCATGTCTACCCTCTCATGTGAGATGTTTAGCAGAAACCATCTCACGTGAGTTGGACAGATTATCTACTGACCAACTCATTGACAAAGTGTATCAAGTTAACTGAATGGTGCAGAAACATTATTTTCATCACAAACAGCGCCTTGTCCGCTTTACCCGGTTCATCACACAGCATCTCCCAGTTTCCTGAGTAGCTGGCCTCCGTCTCTCCCTTGTTGACGTGGCGCTTGAGATGGCTGATCATGTCGGTCTTGCGCGCGATGGTGCTGGAGCAAACCACGCAGTGGTAGTGAGCCACATGCCTCCCTGACGTCTGGAGGGagattacaacaacaacaagaacaattgGGATGAAGTACGTACAATTAAGGGAGCCGATATCAAATATAGCATGTCCCCAGATAGTCCAGCCAGTGGTTACAGGGGGCTTGACTCCAAGTTGAGGGGTTCTGAGTTTGATCCCCAATACACATACTAAAGCACACctataggcatccttgagcaagaacTATGTCAAACAAAACTAACGTGCTTAAAATAGGTGGAATATTTAATCCGACGCCCCGTTACACACTAATATTTTTTGCTTTCGTGCTCTCAAAGTGTTTTCTGCTCGCTTGGATATTGATTTTGCTCGAATGGgtcgttttcttttttatcaCTAGGTGGGAGGAGCCAGACATTGTATCCCTAAATGTGATTGGTCACATTTAGGCTGCCAGATTAGCCCCAACACCCGTTGAAGTGTTTGGAAGATTGCATCAAGCAAGCTCTCATTGGACCAAGAGTCTGCTGTAAGCTTGACATCTCATAACGTGGTTCTGAGAATAATAAGACACAATGTTACACCTCAGACCATTTGCAGTGGTTAACAAAACATATTTCCATGCGATTATCAGGCACTGTGAACTAAAGCCGAAGCCTTGAGGATGACCCACATCCTTTCAGAGTGGTTGTGATATGTGCTGTACTGTGATCTGCACCTGGTCTCCCCCTGGGCCGGGCTTCAGGTTCCTGCACGGCAGGTGGCAGATGCACATCCGCTGACCTGGTGAGGGGTACAGGTCAGAGGGCACAGGTCCAAGGTCAGAAACAAATGTTACGTTGCATCGTAAACCGTAgtgacttttttctttttttaaatgttcctgAACTGCAGAATCTCCAAATGATAGAAAATGAGTTCCCAGACTTTAATTTATTTCAATTCATCAGGTACCTTTAGTGACAACCTAGACCCTATCTCCTGATCCCCTTGGGTCCAAGGGACCTCATGCAGACAGTTTCTGAGACTGGTCCAGTGTTGAGGAGAACGCTGTAGCTGTAATCCGCTGCAGTCTGACATCCTTCGGGCCGATAGTAACCCCTCAATGGTCCACTTAAAGTGCTGTTGGTCCACTGACAGGTTCAGATTatattctatcattataaaactAGTTTCTTAATCTTTCGCTTGATCCGATCTCTTTGATATTGTGTCAAACCAAGTCTCACTCAAGGGGAAGTCTCACTCTTAAATCTCGTTGTTGCATCGTTGCAAGAGATTTCCATTTGCTCATTACAATCTCGAGACTTCAGCTTGAGTAAGACTTCGGCGAAAAGAATAACAAACAGAATGTGATCAATCTAATCGTTGTTtttctctgtagggatcctttccaTAATGATAAAATATAATCTGAGTCAGTAGAAATAACAGCACATTGAAGGACCTCCATTGAAGGGTTGCTATTGCCCCAAAGGACTTAGACTGCAGTCTGTTAGAGCGGATCACAGCTGCAGCCTTCTCCTCAACGCTGGAGCAAGCTCCAAATGATGTCAGCACGAGTCCCTTGGAGCCAAAATGTAAGGTAAAATAAAAGGTTATACTACTAGTAGTAGgtctactagtagtagtagtattgggTTAGAGGAGGATGCCGAGAAGTTACAGATGCCAGTCTAGTCTGCACACCCTCAAACTCCACGTAGACCTTCCAGTGGAGGTTGTGGAGGTGGCGCCGCAGCTTGTGGCTGTAGCAGGCCTTGAACTTCTCCTCAGGGCACAGAGGACAGGATTTGCGTCCAGCTGTAGGGGACAGATAAACCAACGTGAACAAACAGAGAtaccgtgtttgtgtgcagtctaatgttttttttttattctcccGAAACGAAACAACGTACCACCGTTCAGATCTACCAGCTGCTCAAGGACCTCTAGCTGGGACTGGATGGAGATGTGTCTCTCTGCAAGGAAGAAACCACAACTATTTAAATAATGTCCCATTGGCGTCCAAACCAACCGAAACATAACGATAATTATTATGtcattcaattattattattattattattattatattcaggCTAAAAAGTGAAGCTGGGGTATAGACAACTATAGTTGAAAACTCATTCGGCGGACTTTTAAGTCGGGCATTGCATTTGAGTTGCGCGCAGTTGAGTACATTTACCTATTGTGGTAGTCGACGGCTTGGCATCTCCCTCTGTATGCGCCTCATTCTTCACCGCCTTGTAGATCATTGGTATCGTGGATATTCGCGACACCTTGCATTTAGATTAAGTCAAAGGTTATTACATCATGGTGTTGAACCTCGGTCTATTTCATTTGTTCCAACAGTTTTAGTTGGTGGGCTTTAACCATAGGTTTTAACACTGACGAGATGTATTTGAGTTGAAACGATATTACATGATAATATTGGGTTTCAATAACAGTCATTTGAGGCCCATTTGGGGCATCGTATGGAGCGTTTCTGCTGAAGACCAGAGGACATCACAGGACTGCGAGAACTGTGCGCCTTCGAGGTCCTGCCGCGGAGGCTCCGTGAAGAGGCCGTGTTGTGGGTTACAGAAATGAACACGTCCACgtcgttttttttatcttcACATTATAAACGGTCGACAGAGAGTGAGTTAGTGACTGTATGTAATTCATGGTTGCAACGCAAGTCTAATCTCTCATTTCCTTATTTGAGTGTTATTTTTACTACTAGGTCCCATAGCGGAGCTCCGTGGTGAGGCCCACACCTTCTTCAGCAGTTATAAAACTCATATCCATAGCAACGAAACGACCTCGTTTGAATGATGCACGCAAAAACT includes the following:
- the trmt1l gene encoding TRMT1-like protein isoform X2, producing MIYKAVKNEAHTEGDAKPSTTTIERHISIQSQLEVLEQLVDLNGAGRKSCPLCPEEKFKACYSHKLRRHLHNLHWKVYVEFEGQRMCICHLPCRNLKPGPGGDQTSGRHVAHYHCVVCSSTIARKTDMISHLKRHVNKGETEASYSGNWEMLCDEPAQSGQAYEIMKELGTNVQLLPNHTTPQKSDTYFNRKMKSNRQLVFCALAVLAEERSPVECLDAFGATGIMGLQWAKHLRATVRVTISDISETCVKMIRENCQLNSIRVGGASPGAAGPEELAAGDGDAIATVEVAKMDANVMMHLRSFDYIHLDPFGTTVNYLDAAFRNVRNMGIVSVTSTDTGSLYSKSPNVTLRHYGCHIVRTEYYRELAARMVVATVARAAARCNKGMEVLLAVALEHFVLVVVRVLRGPTQADEAAKRLRQLIHCQWCEERVFLKRGSLVDDTSQLPCHCHGSMPGKTAVELGPLWSGPLFNTGFLRRMLFAAVQHSMEDIQALVKTLICESDCTTLKSFAHGPSALANQECGVVIKTLERAEDSGAGDQPGKRKTGEESGSIVKKLKSEASLEHPAFYYSIHRHSIKGLNMPKLNKFLQYLTEAGFRVSRTHFDPTGVRTDATLEQFKAVLTKYSVPSYAGNASAGHQGGPATENPA
- the trmt1l gene encoding TRMT1-like protein isoform X1 — its product is MIYKAVKNEAHTEGDAKPSTTTIERHISIQSQLEVLEQLVDLNGAGRKSCPLCPEEKFKACYSHKLRRHLHNLHWKVYVEFEGQRMCICHLPCRNLKPGPGGDQTSGRHVAHYHCVVCSSTIARKTDMISHLKRHVNKGETEASYSGNWEMLCDEPAQSGQAYEIMKELGTNVQLLPNHTTPQKSDTYFNRKMKSNRQLVFCALAVLAEERSPVECLDAFGATGIMGLQWAKHLRATVRVTISDISETCVKMIRENCQLNSIRVGGASPGAAGPEELAAGDGDAIATVEVAKMDANVMMHLRSFDYIHLDPFGTTVNYLDAAFRNVRNMGIVSVTSTDTGSLYSKSPNVTLRHYGCHIVRTEYYRELAARMVVATVARAAARCNKGMEVLLAVALEHFVLVVVRVLRGPTQADEAAKRLRQLIHCQWCEERVFLKRGSLVDDTSQLPCHCHGSMPGKTAVELGPLWSGPLFNTGFLRRMLFAAVQHSMEDIQALVKTLICESDCTTLKSFAHGPSALANQVECGVVIKTLERAEDSGAGDQPGKRKTGEESGSIVKKLKSEASLEHPAFYYSIHRHSIKGLNMPKLNKFLQYLTEAGFRVSRTHFDPTGVRTDATLEQFKAVLTKYSVPSYAGNASAGHQGGPATENPA